One Prunus dulcis chromosome 7, ALMONDv2, whole genome shotgun sequence DNA segment encodes these proteins:
- the LOC117634323 gene encoding protein MID1-COMPLEMENTING ACTIVITY 1: MASSWDHFGEIANVAQLTGLDAVRLIGMIVKAASTARMHKKNCRQFALHLKLIGNLLEQLKISELKRYPETREPLEQLEEALRRSYILVNSCQDRSYLYLLAMGWNIVYQFRKAQNEIDRYLKLVPLITLVDNARVRERLEDIEKDQREYTLDEEDRKVQDVILKPDPSKNDTVVLKKTLSCSYPNLGFNEALQKENEKLQLELQRSQSIYDVSQCEVIQRLLEVTETVASKSSPEKNNKKIERNYSDANSEKEPSSNESYQKNESRKMSRNTSSVSSGHDLLSTRGSHRHEEWNTDLLGCCSEPSLCIKTFFYPCGTFSKIASVATNRHMSSAEACNELMAYSLVLSCCCYTCCIRRKLRKTLNISGGFIDDFLSHFMCCCCALVQEWREVELRGIPYGAEKTKISPPPSQYMET, encoded by the exons ATGGCGTCGTCGTGGGACCACTTCGGAGAAATTGCAAATGTGGCTCAGTTGACCGGCCTCGACGCCGTGAGGCTGATCGGAATGATTGTGAAGGCGGCGAGCACTGCGCGAATGCACAAGAAAAATTGCAGGCAATTTGCGCTGCATCTGAAGCTGATCGGGAACTTATTGGAGCAGCTCAAGATCTCGGAGCTTAAGAGGTACCCGGAGACGCGCGAGCCTCTTGAGCAGCTCGAGGAAGCTCTAAGAAGGTCATACATTTTGGTCAATAGCTGCCAAGACCGGAGCTATCTGTATTTGCTTGCAATGGGATGGAACATTGTGTATCAGTTCAGGAAGGCTCAGAATGAAATTGATAGATACTTGAAGCTTGTGCCTCTGATTACTCTGGTGGACAATGCTCGAGTCAGG GAGAGACTGGAAGACATTGAAAAGGATCAACGTGAGTACACATTGGATGAAGAGGACAGAAAGGTACAGGATGTGATCCTTAAACCGGACCCCTCGAAAAATGACACTGTAGTGCTGAAGAAAACACTTTCTTGCTCCTATCCAAACTTGGGTTTTAATGAGGCGctccaaaaggaaaatgaaaagcTTCAACTTGAACTACAACGGTCCCAATCTATTTATGATGTGAGTCAATGTGAAGTAATTCAGCGTTTGCTAGAAGTGACAGAAACTGTAGCTTCAAAGTCTTCCCccgaaaaaaataataagaaaatagaGCGGAATTATTCAGATGCCAATAGTGAGAAAGAACCTTCATCTAATGAAAGCtatcagaaaaatgaatctCGCAAAATGTCAAG AAACACATCTTCAGTTTCTTCTGGACATGATTTGCTGTCAACTAGAGGTTCACATCGCCATGAAGAATGGAATACTGATCTACTTGGATGTTGCTCAGAACCGTCTCTGT GTATAAAGACATTCTTCTATCCTTGTGGGACGTTTTCTAAAATTGCTTCTGTGGCAACTAACAGGCATATGT CTTCAGCAGAAGCATGTAATGAATTGATGGCTTATTCATTAGTATTGTCTTGCTGTTGCTATACATGCTGCATTCGAAGGAAACTTCGCAAGACGTTGAATATCTCG GGAGGCTTCATTGATGACTTCCTTTCACATTTTATGTGTTGCTGCTGTGCCCTTGTTCAAGAATGGCGAGAAGTTGAACTACGCGGGATTCCTTATG GTGctgaaaagacaaaaataagCCCGCCACCCTCACAGTACATGGAAACCTAA